A stretch of Oryza brachyantha chromosome 4, ObraRS2, whole genome shotgun sequence DNA encodes these proteins:
- the LOC102705154 gene encoding protein DETOXIFICATION 49-like, whose amino-acid sequence MTTCASATVACWDDQAAGCAFFAPLLCKGAEEVVVLVAGDVAEEQPAPVLTSKPPGRFAKAVKEAWSVYWGVAFPMAPSMSSCAARDEARSILGLAFPMILTGLLLYLRSMISMLFLGHLGGLALAGGSLAIGFANITGYSVLSGLAMGMEPICGQAFGAGNYALLGITMQRTVLLLIVAAVPIGGLWLQMRPLLLFCGQDAAIAAVAETYIFASLPDLVLQAFLHPVRIYLRTQSINLPLTVCAGLAIVIHLPINYVLVVFLGLGIKGVALASVLANLNLVLLLLAYIFLKGVHKRTGGFVLSAESFRGWGELISLALPSCVSVCLEWWWYEIMILLCGLLLNPQATVASMGILIQTTSLIYIFPSSLSFGVSTRVSNELGAGQPEEASRAATVGLMLGFAFGTFASAFAFLVRNVWASMFTADPAIVALTAAVLPILGMCELGNCPQTTGCGVLRGSARPKDAASINLRSFYLVGTPVALVMAFWFHFDFKGLWFGLLAAQATCMVRMLLVIGRTDWAAEAKRSKQLTGAGAANMESDDRVAADKTSRLLVDTDMKQSSDHSDRC is encoded by the coding sequence ATGACGACCTGCGCGAGCGCCACGGTCGCATGCTGGGATGACCAGGCGGCGGGCTGCGCCTTCTTCGCCCCCTTGCTTTGCAAGGGGGCGGAGGAGGTCGTTGTCCTGGTGGCCGGTGATGTGGCGGAGGAgcagccggcgccggtgctGACGAGCAAGCCGCCGGGTCGGTTTGCCAAGGCGGTGAAGGAAGCCTGGTCCGTTTATTGGGGCGTCGCGTTCCCGATGGCGCCGTCGATGTCCTCCTGCGCCGCGCGGGACGAGGCGCGGTCCATTCTTGGCCTCGCATTCCCGATGATACTGACCGGTTTGCTGCTCTATCTCCGCTCGATGATCTCGATGCTCTTCCTTGGCCACCTCGGCGGGCTGGCCCTCGCCGGAGGGTCCCTCGCCATCGGCTTTGCGAATATCACCGGCTACTCCGTCCTCTCTGGCCTAGCCATGGGCATGGAGCCGATATGCGGGCAGGCCTTCGGCGCTGGCAATTACGCGCTCCTGGGCATCACCATGCAGCGGACGGTGCTCCTCCTCATCGTGGCCGCCGTCCCCATAGGTGGCCTGTGGTTGCAGATGCGGCCTCTCCTCCTGTTCTGTGGCCAGGACGCCGCCATCGCGGCGGTCGCCGAGACCTACATTTTTGCGTCTCTCCCTGACCTCGTGCTCCAGGCATTCCTCCACCCGGTGAGGATATACCTCAGGACGCAGTCCATCAACCTGCCCCTCACCGTGTGCGCCGGCCTGGCCATTGTCATCCACCTTCCTATCAACTACGTGCTCGTTGTCTTCCTCGGCCTCGGCATAAAGGGGGTCGCATTGGCGTCCGTGCTGGCCAACTTGAACCTCGTACTCTTACTCCTCGCATACATCTTCTTGAAAGGTGTCCACAAGCGCACCGGCGGTTTCGTTCTGTCCGCCGAGAGCTTCCGTGGTTGGGGAGAGCTCATCAGCCTCGCTCTGCCGAGCTGCGTGAGCGTCTGCCTCGAGTGGTGGTGGTACGAGATCATGATCCTGCTGTGCGGCCTGCTGCTGAACCCGCAGGCCACGGTGGCGTCCATGGGCATACTGATCCAGACCACATCGCTCATATACATCTTCCCCTCGTCGCTCAGCTTCGGCGTGTCCACCCGCGTCAGCAACGAGCTAGGCGCGGGGCAGCCCGAGGAGGCGAGCCGCGCCGCCACGGTGGGTCTCATGCTCGGCTTCGCGTTCggcaccttcgcctccgcgtTCGCGTTCCTCGTGCGCAACGTGTGGGCGAGCATGTTCACGGCCGACCCGGCCATCGTCGCGCTCACCGCGGCCGTGCTGCCCATCCTGGGCATGTGTGAGCTCGGCAACTGCCCGCAGACGACGGGGTGCGGCGTGCTGCGCGGAAGTGCCAGGCCCAAGGACGCCGCCAGCATCAACCTGCGCTCCTTCTACCTCGTCGGGACGCCCGTGGCGCTCGTCATGGCGTTCTGGTTCCACTTCGACTTCAAGGGCCTCTGGTTCGGTCTGCTCGCCGCGCAGGCCACCTGCATGGTGCGCATGCTGCTGGTCATCGGCCGGACGGACTGGGCCGCCGAGGCCAAGCGGTCCAAGCAGCTCACCGGAGCAGGCGCCGCCAACATGGAGAGTGACGACAGAGTTGCCGCGGACAAGACGTCGCGCTTACTCGTCGACACGGACATGAAGCAATCAAGCGATCACTCCGATCGGTGTTGA